A genome region from Deinococcus sp. KNUC1210 includes the following:
- the ilvD gene encoding dihydroxy-acid dehydratase — MTDTKTRPLNWNSYQVTQGDERAPNRAMLRAVGFTDDDFQKPIIGVAHAQSNITPCNNGLGELAGHITGAISEGGGMPQVYGTITVSDGISMGTEGMKCSLVSREVIADSIETVSRGQSHDGVIVVGGCDKNMPGAMIGIARLNIPAIFVYGGTIKPGHYNGKDLTIVSVFEAVGALGAGKMSREDFNEIEKRACPGNGSCGGMYTANTMSSAFEAMGMSLPFSSTMSAVDAEKAVSSADSARALLKLIEADIRPSDILTKKAFENAITVIMAVGGSTNAVLHLMAIAHACDIDLDLADFERIREATPVFCDLKPSGQYVATDLHEVGGIPRVMKMLLKAGLLHGDCLTVTGKTVAENLEGEPEEPNAGQDVIRPYDQPLYTQGHLAILRGNLAPDGSVAKISGLKSIKITGPARVFESEEESMHAIMSDQINPGDVLVIRYEGPKGGPGMREMLSPTSAIIGKGLGDSVGLITDGRFSGGTFGLVVGHVAPEAFVGGPIALVHEGDTIELNAETCELTLHVDTAEIERRRAAWVQPEPRYKRGVLAKYAKLVSSAAVGAYTD, encoded by the coding sequence ATGACCGATACCAAAACCCGTCCGTTGAACTGGAACAGCTATCAGGTGACCCAGGGCGACGAACGCGCACCAAACAGGGCGATGCTGCGGGCTGTGGGCTTCACGGACGACGACTTCCAGAAGCCGATCATCGGAGTGGCGCACGCCCAGAGCAACATCACACCCTGCAACAATGGGCTGGGCGAGCTGGCGGGCCATATCACCGGGGCCATCTCCGAGGGCGGCGGCATGCCGCAGGTGTACGGCACGATCACCGTGTCGGACGGCATCAGCATGGGCACCGAGGGCATGAAGTGTAGCCTGGTCAGCCGTGAAGTGATTGCCGACAGCATCGAAACCGTGAGCCGGGGCCAGAGCCATGACGGCGTGATCGTGGTGGGCGGCTGCGACAAGAACATGCCCGGAGCCATGATCGGCATCGCGCGGCTGAACATTCCGGCGATCTTCGTGTATGGCGGCACCATCAAGCCGGGGCACTACAACGGCAAAGACCTGACTATCGTGAGCGTGTTCGAGGCGGTGGGCGCACTGGGCGCGGGCAAGATGAGCCGCGAGGACTTCAACGAGATCGAAAAACGCGCCTGCCCCGGCAACGGCTCGTGCGGCGGCATGTACACCGCCAACACCATGAGCAGCGCCTTTGAAGCGATGGGCATGAGCCTGCCCTTCAGCTCGACCATGAGCGCCGTGGACGCCGAGAAAGCTGTGAGCAGCGCCGACAGCGCCCGCGCCCTGCTGAAACTGATCGAAGCCGACATCCGGCCCAGCGACATTCTGACCAAGAAGGCCTTCGAGAACGCCATCACCGTGATCATGGCCGTGGGCGGCTCCACCAACGCCGTGCTGCACCTGATGGCGATTGCCCACGCCTGCGATATCGATCTCGATCTGGCCGACTTCGAGCGCATCCGCGAGGCCACCCCGGTCTTCTGCGACCTGAAACCCAGCGGTCAGTACGTCGCCACCGATCTGCACGAGGTCGGCGGCATTCCCCGTGTGATGAAGATGCTACTGAAAGCAGGCCTGCTGCACGGCGACTGCCTGACCGTGACCGGAAAAACCGTGGCGGAGAATCTGGAGGGCGAGCCGGAAGAGCCGAATGCCGGGCAGGACGTGATTCGTCCCTACGATCAGCCGCTCTATACCCAGGGTCACCTCGCCATTCTGCGCGGCAACCTCGCGCCCGATGGCAGCGTGGCGAAGATTTCGGGCCTGAAGAGCATCAAGATCACCGGCCCAGCCCGCGTCTTCGAGAGCGAGGAAGAGAGCATGCACGCCATCATGAGCGACCAGATCAACCCCGGTGACGTGCTGGTGATCCGCTACGAAGGCCCCAAAGGTGGCCCCGGCATGCGCGAAATGCTCTCGCCCACGTCGGCCATCATCGGCAAGGGCCTGGGCGACAGCGTGGGCCTGATCACGGATGGGCGCTTCTCGGGCGGCACCTTCGGGCTGGTCGTGGGGCACGTCGCGCCCGAAGCCTTTGTGGGCGGGCCGATTGCCCTGGTACACGAAGGCGACACCATCGAACTGAACGCCGAAACCTGCGAGCTGACGCTGCATGTAGACACCGCCGAAATCGAGCGCCGCCGGGCCGCGTGGGTGCAGCCGGAACCGCGTTACAAGCGTGGTGTGCTGGCGAAGTATGCCAAGCTGGTCAGTAGCGCAGCGGTGGGAGCTTATACCGACTGA
- a CDS encoding lipocalin family protein, with translation MAEYDMHRVPLLAALVLTSALFTSCLPPAVAFQPGQTLDPAALGPNNAATEWWYVSGYLPDTQQAFHWAQFKVNYRGLPYYAAHIAVTDLNTGKVTFLEQGKQDAAFSFPPLNVRQADWTLIQQASGNTAPFALNAGPLHLTLTPQKNPVVHPPGYSGTPETGQLYYQSVTRLGVSGTIAGQPASGTAWLDHQWGDQQPGRSALWDWFGVHLSNGSDLMLYRVRTLDGRVVQLAGSEVGADGVAREVGNVTMTPARSWKAPSGRSYAIDWTVTSERGSVTLRAVHDDQELLSKTTSVAYWEGPVQGEGQWGGAAVTVQGMGEFVGGPLTKAEGGTFGAK, from the coding sequence GTGGCAGAGTACGATATGCACCGCGTTCCACTTCTGGCCGCACTGGTTCTGACATCTGCGCTGTTCACGTCGTGCCTGCCGCCCGCTGTCGCCTTCCAGCCGGGCCAGACGCTCGATCCGGCGGCCCTGGGGCCGAACAATGCCGCGACCGAGTGGTGGTACGTCTCGGGCTATCTGCCCGACACGCAGCAGGCCTTCCACTGGGCGCAGTTCAAGGTGAATTACCGGGGTCTGCCCTATTACGCCGCCCACATCGCCGTCACCGACCTGAACACCGGCAAGGTCACGTTTCTGGAACAGGGCAAACAGGACGCCGCGTTCTCGTTTCCGCCTCTGAACGTCAGACAGGCCGACTGGACGCTGATTCAGCAGGCGAGCGGCAATACGGCCCCCTTCGCCCTGAACGCCGGGCCACTGCATCTGACCCTGACGCCGCAGAAAAATCCGGTGGTGCATCCGCCCGGCTACTCCGGCACGCCCGAAACCGGGCAGCTGTACTACCAGAGCGTGACCCGTCTGGGCGTGAGCGGGACCATCGCCGGGCAGCCTGCCAGCGGAACGGCGTGGCTCGACCATCAGTGGGGCGACCAGCAACCGGGGCGCAGCGCCCTGTGGGACTGGTTCGGCGTGCATCTGTCAAACGGCTCAGATCTGATGCTGTACCGCGTCAGGACGCTGGACGGCAGGGTGGTGCAGCTCGCCGGATCGGAAGTCGGCGCTGACGGCGTGGCCCGCGAAGTCGGGAACGTGACCATGACCCCGGCCCGCTCGTGGAAAGCTCCTTCTGGCCGCAGCTACGCCATCGACTGGACCGTCACGTCCGAACGCGGCAGTGTCACGCTCAGAGCCGTCCACGACGACCAGGAACTGCTGTCGAAAACCACCTCGGTCGCCTACTGGGAAGGCCCTGTGCAGGGCGAAGGCCAGTGGGGCGGCGCGGCGGTCACGGTGCAGGGAATGGGCGAATTCGTGGGCGGGCCGCTGACCAAGGCCGAGGGCGGCACCTTCGGAGCGAAATGA
- a CDS encoding DUF6683 family protein has product MDAKVMQMITALVIWTLGNEAQAQFFTPSFQDYRTYAQRSVGYVAATVQPDFTSRTVQQALSPAAPAKYKYALSKTDFAFKGSPTQQKNCAAMVQKPSDQRQMAAACLQLFNVAQGIPDFRKNNLAAALTLLIGLSLQVSKGTELTDAQIATLQRGLNDMLVDAGVMKGKPADIQAMYETSVMTGALIAGLAQNGTDEGNTTMTDIAKGLAGIVLKGFKVE; this is encoded by the coding sequence TTGGACGCGAAGGTTATGCAGATGATCACCGCCCTGGTGATCTGGACGCTCGGCAACGAGGCACAGGCGCAGTTTTTTACGCCCTCCTTCCAGGATTACCGGACCTACGCGCAGCGCTCTGTGGGGTACGTGGCTGCCACCGTCCAGCCAGATTTTACGTCTCGGACGGTGCAGCAGGCCCTCAGTCCAGCGGCCCCCGCAAAATACAAATACGCCCTGTCGAAAACCGACTTCGCCTTCAAGGGCAGCCCCACCCAGCAGAAGAACTGTGCGGCGATGGTGCAAAAACCGAGCGATCAGCGCCAGATGGCAGCGGCATGTCTTCAGCTGTTCAACGTAGCCCAGGGTATTCCCGACTTTCGTAAGAACAATCTGGCGGCGGCGCTCACCCTGCTGATCGGCCTCAGCCTTCAGGTCAGCAAAGGCACCGAACTGACCGATGCCCAGATTGCCACCTTACAGCGCGGCCTGAACGACATGCTTGTTGATGCCGGGGTGATGAAAGGCAAGCCCGCCGATATTCAGGCGATGTACGAAACCTCGGTGATGACGGGTGCACTGATCGCTGGACTCGCTCAGAACGGCACAGATGAAGGCAATACCACTATGACCGATATCGCAAAAGGTCTGGCAGGCATTGTGTTGAAAGGATTCAAGGTGGAGTAA
- a CDS encoding shikimate 5-dehydrogenase yields MRPPISRDTRLCMSLAARPGNFGTRFHNFLYGELELDYIYKAFTSSDLEGAVRGIRALGIRGCAVSMPFKEACIPMLDELDASAAVIGSVNTIVNTGGHLKAYNTDYIAVESLLKSHAVPTSARVALRGSGGMAKAVAYALKGAGFEDGVIVARSKVAGRTLAQGIGFGWQPDLHGLQADLLVNVTPIGMTGGPEAAELAYPADLIAAAHTVFDVVALPAETPLIVEARRQGRRVITGAEVATLQALEQFVLYTGVRPTPEQVARAEAWAQSA; encoded by the coding sequence ATGCGTCCACCCATCAGCAGAGACACCCGGCTGTGCATGTCGCTGGCGGCCCGGCCTGGCAACTTCGGCACGCGGTTTCACAATTTCCTGTACGGCGAACTGGAACTCGATTACATCTACAAGGCGTTCACCTCCAGCGACCTGGAAGGTGCAGTTCGCGGGATTCGGGCGCTGGGAATTCGTGGCTGCGCCGTCTCGATGCCCTTCAAGGAAGCCTGCATTCCGATGCTGGACGAACTCGACGCGTCGGCGGCTGTCATCGGGTCAGTCAATACCATCGTGAACACGGGCGGGCACCTGAAGGCCTACAACACCGATTACATCGCCGTGGAAAGCCTGCTGAAATCGCACGCCGTCCCGACATCGGCGCGGGTGGCCCTGCGTGGCAGCGGCGGCATGGCAAAAGCGGTGGCCTACGCGCTGAAGGGGGCCGGGTTTGAAGACGGCGTGATCGTGGCCCGCAGCAAGGTAGCCGGGCGAACGCTGGCGCAGGGCATCGGCTTCGGGTGGCAGCCCGACCTGCACGGGCTTCAAGCCGATCTGCTGGTGAATGTCACGCCCATCGGCATGACAGGCGGCCCGGAAGCGGCAGAACTGGCCTATCCAGCCGACCTGATCGCGGCGGCCCACACGGTCTTCGATGTAGTGGCCCTGCCCGCCGAAACGCCGCTGATCGTGGAAGCGCGGCGGCAGGGAAGGCGGGTCATCACCGGGGCCGAGGTCGCCACCTTGCAGGCGCTCGAACAGTTCGTGCTGTATACCGGCGTGCGGCCCACCCCCGAACAGGTGGCGAGGGCGGAGGCGTGGGCACAGAGCGCCTAA
- a CDS encoding ABC transporter ATP-binding protein: MTQPDEAFQKAFDAQLTRRVLGYLKPYLFYVGAGLVLALLIALAQPTFGLIQRYAIDHSFGPKALTNGLNVAAREQLFHVLLIAALSYLALKIVEFLLRYAFTMSINILGQRVLYDIRADIFTKLQRLQLSYFDANPVGRLITRVTSDVDAINQFITAGLVSLIQSTFLILAYVGIMLSISWELALVSFAVLPILYFATNYFRARLREAFRNTRIQQAIVNTKLNENITGMITVQLFGRENRNGVDFDRSNRRLLTANLRSVSWFSLFQPTVSILGSVASALVIWYAGRDILVGVGITLGTLIAFNTWVTQLFQPIQDLADVFNNLQAAMASSERIFGVLDSPVTIQDKPDAKRLEQFQGRVDLEKVWFSYDDSVTAETPDTDDRWTLRGIDLHIAPGESVALVGATGAGKTSITSLVSRFYDVQRGAVKVDGNDVRDLAQYDLRRHIGVVLQDVFLFAGTIESNLTLGSADISHDRVVQACKYVGVHEFILGLPDGYNTEVRERGATLSTGQKQLLAFARALIQNPNILLVLDEATASVDTETEEHIQEALAKVMHGRTSIIIAHRLSTIEHCDRIIVMRRGRVVEEGSHRELLNKNGYYARLHSLQYAQADAAD, translated from the coding sequence ATGACGCAGCCCGACGAGGCCTTCCAGAAGGCGTTCGATGCCCAGCTGACGCGCCGGGTACTGGGCTATCTGAAGCCGTATCTGTTCTATGTGGGCGCGGGCCTGGTGCTGGCGCTGCTGATCGCACTGGCGCAGCCGACCTTCGGCCTGATTCAGCGCTACGCCATCGACCATTCGTTCGGGCCGAAGGCACTGACCAACGGGCTGAACGTGGCGGCCCGCGAACAGCTCTTTCACGTGCTGCTGATCGCCGCGCTCAGCTATCTGGCGCTGAAGATCGTGGAATTTCTGCTGCGGTACGCGTTTACCATGAGCATCAACATCCTGGGTCAGCGCGTGCTGTACGACATCCGCGCCGATATCTTCACCAAGCTCCAGCGTCTGCAACTGAGCTACTTCGATGCCAACCCGGTGGGCCGCCTGATCACCCGCGTCACGAGCGATGTGGACGCCATCAACCAGTTCATCACGGCTGGGCTGGTCTCGCTGATCCAGTCCACCTTCCTGATTCTGGCCTATGTGGGCATCATGCTCAGTATCAGCTGGGAACTGGCGCTCGTCAGCTTCGCGGTGCTGCCGATCCTGTATTTCGCCACCAACTACTTCCGGGCGCGGCTGCGCGAGGCCTTTCGTAACACCCGCATTCAGCAGGCCATCGTCAACACCAAGCTGAACGAGAACATCACCGGCATGATCACGGTGCAGCTCTTCGGGCGCGAGAACCGCAACGGCGTGGATTTTGACCGCAGCAACCGCCGCCTGCTCACCGCCAACCTGCGTTCCGTCAGCTGGTTTTCACTGTTCCAGCCCACCGTCAGCATTCTGGGGTCGGTGGCGAGCGCCCTGGTGATCTGGTACGCGGGCCGCGACATTCTGGTGGGCGTCGGCATCACGCTCGGCACGCTGATCGCGTTTAACACCTGGGTCACGCAGCTGTTTCAGCCGATTCAGGATCTGGCCGACGTGTTCAACAATCTCCAGGCAGCAATGGCGAGCAGCGAGCGGATTTTCGGCGTGCTCGACTCGCCCGTCACCATTCAGGACAAGCCCGACGCCAAGCGTCTGGAACAGTTTCAGGGCCGCGTCGATCTGGAGAAGGTCTGGTTCTCCTACGACGACAGCGTGACCGCCGAGACGCCCGATACCGATGACCGCTGGACGCTGCGCGGCATCGACCTGCACATCGCGCCCGGCGAGAGCGTGGCGCTGGTGGGCGCGACGGGAGCGGGCAAGACCAGCATCACCAGTCTGGTCAGCCGCTTCTACGACGTGCAGCGCGGCGCAGTGAAGGTAGACGGCAACGATGTCCGCGACCTGGCCCAGTACGATCTGCGGCGACATATCGGGGTCGTGCTTCAGGACGTGTTTCTGTTTGCCGGAACCATCGAGAGCAACCTGACGCTCGGCAGCGCCGACATCTCGCATGACCGGGTAGTACAGGCCTGCAAATACGTGGGCGTCCACGAATTTATCCTGGGGCTGCCGGACGGCTACAACACCGAGGTACGCGAGCGCGGCGCGACGCTGAGCACCGGACAGAAGCAGCTTCTGGCCTTTGCCCGCGCCCTGATTCAGAACCCCAACATCCTGCTGGTTCTCGACGAGGCCACCGCGAGCGTGGATACCGAAACCGAGGAGCACATTCAGGAAGCGCTCGCCAAGGTGATGCACGGGCGTACCAGCATCATCATCGCCCACCGCCTGAGCACCATCGAACACTGCGACCGCATCATCGTGATGCGCCGGGGCCGCGTGGTCGAGGAGGGCAGCCACCGCGAGCTGCTGAACAAGAACGGCTATTACGCCCGTCTGCATAGCCTCCAGTACGCGCAGGCCGACGCCGCCGACTGA
- the tuf gene encoding elongation factor Tu — protein sequence MAKGTFERTKPHVNVGTIGHVDHGKTTLTAAITFTAASADPSIETQRYDQIDKAPEEKARGITINTAHVEYNTTARHYSHVDCPGHADYVKNMITGAAQMDGAILVVSSADGPMPQTREHILLARQVGVPYIVVFMNKVDMVDDEELLELVEMEVRELLSRYEFPGDDIPVVKGSALQALEALVADPKMARGTNKWVDNIWELLDAVDSYIPTPERDTDKAFLMPVEDVFTITGRGTVATGRVERGIVKVQDEVEIVGLRDTRKTTVTGIEMHRKLLDQGMAGDNVGVLLRGVARDDVERGQVLAKPGSIKPHTKFEASVYILSKEEGGRHSAFFGGYRPQFYFRTTDVTGVVELPEGVEMVMPGDNITFTVELIKPIAMEEGLRFAIREGGRTVGAGVVAKVTL from the coding sequence ATGGCAAAAGGAACGTTTGAGCGGACGAAGCCCCACGTGAACGTGGGAACGATCGGGCACGTGGATCACGGCAAGACCACGCTGACGGCGGCCATCACCTTCACGGCAGCGTCGGCGGATCCCAGCATCGAGACGCAGCGCTACGACCAGATCGACAAGGCCCCCGAAGAAAAGGCCCGTGGCATCACCATCAACACCGCCCACGTCGAGTACAACACCACCGCCCGTCACTACAGCCACGTCGACTGCCCCGGCCACGCCGACTACGTCAAGAACATGATCACCGGAGCCGCCCAGATGGACGGCGCCATTCTGGTCGTCAGCAGCGCGGACGGCCCGATGCCCCAGACCCGCGAGCACATCCTGCTGGCCCGTCAGGTCGGTGTGCCCTACATCGTGGTCTTCATGAACAAGGTCGACATGGTCGACGACGAAGAGCTGCTGGAACTGGTCGAGATGGAAGTCCGCGAGCTGCTGTCGCGCTACGAGTTCCCCGGCGACGACATCCCGGTGGTCAAGGGCAGCGCCCTGCAGGCGCTGGAAGCCCTGGTCGCCGATCCCAAGATGGCCCGCGGCACCAACAAGTGGGTCGACAACATCTGGGAACTGCTGGACGCCGTCGACAGCTACATCCCCACCCCTGAGCGCGACACCGACAAGGCCTTCCTGATGCCCGTCGAAGACGTGTTCACCATCACCGGACGCGGCACCGTCGCCACCGGTCGTGTGGAGCGCGGCATCGTCAAGGTGCAGGATGAAGTCGAGATCGTGGGCCTGCGCGACACGCGCAAGACCACCGTCACCGGCATCGAAATGCACCGCAAGCTGCTGGATCAGGGCATGGCCGGCGACAACGTGGGCGTGCTGCTGCGCGGTGTGGCCCGTGATGACGTGGAGCGCGGTCAGGTGCTGGCCAAGCCCGGGAGCATCAAGCCGCACACCAAGTTCGAAGCCAGCGTGTATATCCTGAGCAAGGAAGAAGGCGGGCGTCACAGCGCGTTCTTCGGTGGCTACCGTCCGCAGTTCTACTTCCGCACCACCGACGTGACCGGTGTGGTGGAACTGCCCGAAGGCGTCGAGATGGTGATGCCCGGTGACAACATCACCTTCACCGTCGAGCTGATCAAGCCCATCGCCATGGAAGAAGGCCTGCGCTTCGCCATCCGCGAGGGTGGCCGTACCGTCGGCGCCGGCGTCGTCGCCAAGGTTACTCTCTAA
- a CDS encoding ABC transporter substrate-binding protein, with protein MPRLPAFSVATVALACSVVLAAFGGAQARPLSAIRADGTLRVIAPADLPPFSFTAGGADIGFEIELISSLAADMGLKVQVLHAPSNELFDALINDRADVALAALAITSTREQKVDFTQPTMCAGVSVISADPKLQLHTDLENKTIGVPAGTIMESYVRHLPFPKTVRVYGTVSDVTLALIAHQIDATFGYAVMKPSVERLYPKYPVVFGPVLYSVPIGMATAQDNSTLRSALNIAMIKVTRDGRYDKLSQKYFSADVRCKRGN; from the coding sequence ATGCCCCGACTTCCTGCTTTTTCTGTTGCCACTGTTGCCCTTGCGTGCAGCGTCGTTCTTGCGGCCTTCGGCGGCGCTCAGGCCCGCCCACTCAGCGCCATTCGCGCCGACGGCACCCTGCGTGTGATCGCGCCCGCCGATCTGCCGCCCTTCAGCTTCACGGCGGGCGGCGCAGACATCGGGTTCGAGATCGAGCTGATTTCCAGCCTCGCCGCCGACATGGGCCTGAAGGTGCAGGTGCTGCACGCACCGTCCAACGAACTGTTCGACGCCCTGATCAACGACCGGGCCGATGTGGCGCTGGCAGCCCTCGCCATCACCAGTACCCGCGAGCAGAAAGTGGACTTTACGCAGCCGACCATGTGCGCCGGGGTCAGTGTGATTTCTGCCGATCCCAAGCTGCAACTACACACCGATCTGGAGAACAAGACCATCGGCGTGCCCGCCGGAACCATCATGGAAAGCTATGTCCGTCATCTGCCGTTTCCCAAGACGGTGCGGGTGTACGGCACCGTCAGCGACGTGACGCTTGCCCTGATCGCCCACCAGATCGACGCGACCTTCGGCTATGCCGTGATGAAACCCAGCGTCGAGCGGCTGTATCCGAAGTATCCAGTGGTCTTCGGTCCGGTGCTGTACAGCGTGCCGATCGGCATGGCGACGGCGCAGGACAATTCGACGCTGCGCTCTGCCCTCAACATCGCCATGATCAAGGTGACGCGCGACGGACGCTATGACAAGCTCAGTCAGAAGTACTTTTCTGCCGACGTGCGCTGCAAACGCGGCAACTGA
- a CDS encoding ABC transporter ATP-binding protein: MNNFKTLTPYLLLHRKQYLLGSLAVLAAAIAVLLPAYFLGQAIDGLRLVAAGGSGLPGITTAPGMTLSHLILLAVGMVLATLVSGALMVAVRRNIVFASRQTEYEIRRDLFSHLSGLDKHYFDRARTGDLMNRLTGDLSAVREMIGFGSWQVVQVLCTFTVSFFWFFSINWRLTLAVLVVFPFIIGILAYLARQVSKRYVPMQEQNSAISAKAQENFSGARVVKGYAIEDREIAEYKRMNNELIRRALSLNRVEGPLQAFMSLLMGVAYVLVLIYGGRMILGLVPGSPLTLGQFTQFALTLERLAWPMLSIGMIANMLQRGLASWGRLQEIFAAQPKIRDDAHTDTSIRTLTGDIRYEHAGLTFEGRRVLQDITLHVPAGQTLGITGPTGSGKTVLAQLITRLADVTEGAVKVDGVDVRRIPLITLRENIAVVPQEPFLFSDTISNNVSFGLNNEAYPKVETRKFVNDTTPPSREDIPPDMNVVRRAAEIAGLASEVDAFPQGYDTMLGERGVTLSGGQRQRTALARAIARDPRILILDDSMSAVDTETESRILQGLRQVQQGRTVLLIGHRVSTLRNADHIIVLDGGRIIEQGSHDELLAAGGHYADLERRQRLESDLDDVDEAGIAEAAPARDVAVKETMPVKEEVKR, translated from the coding sequence TTGAACAATTTCAAAACGCTCACGCCCTATCTGTTGCTGCACCGCAAACAGTATCTGCTGGGCAGTCTCGCCGTGCTGGCGGCTGCCATCGCGGTGCTGCTGCCCGCCTATTTTCTCGGTCAGGCCATCGACGGGCTGAGGCTGGTGGCTGCCGGAGGTTCGGGTCTGCCGGGCATCACGACTGCGCCCGGCATGACGCTCTCGCACCTGATCCTGCTGGCCGTCGGCATGGTGCTGGCGACGCTGGTATCGGGGGCGCTGATGGTGGCGGTGCGCCGCAACATCGTCTTTGCCAGCCGCCAGACCGAATACGAGATCCGGCGCGACCTGTTCTCGCACCTGAGTGGTCTGGATAAGCACTATTTCGACCGCGCCCGCACCGGCGACCTGATGAACCGTCTGACCGGCGACCTGAGCGCGGTGCGCGAGATGATCGGCTTCGGGAGCTGGCAGGTGGTGCAGGTGCTCTGTACCTTCACCGTGTCGTTTTTCTGGTTTTTCAGCATCAACTGGCGGCTGACGCTGGCGGTGCTGGTAGTGTTTCCGTTTATTATCGGCATTCTAGCGTATCTGGCGCGGCAGGTTTCCAAGCGCTACGTGCCGATGCAGGAGCAGAACAGCGCCATTTCGGCCAAGGCGCAGGAGAACTTTTCGGGAGCACGGGTGGTCAAGGGCTACGCCATCGAAGACCGCGAGATCGCTGAATACAAGCGCATGAACAATGAGCTGATTCGCCGCGCTCTGAGCCTGAACCGCGTCGAAGGCCCGCTTCAGGCGTTCATGAGCCTGCTGATGGGCGTGGCGTATGTGCTGGTGCTGATCTACGGCGGGCGCATGATCCTGGGGCTGGTGCCGGGCAGCCCGCTGACGCTCGGTCAGTTCACCCAGTTCGCGCTGACACTGGAGCGCCTTGCATGGCCGATGCTGAGTATCGGCATGATCGCCAATATGCTTCAGCGAGGTCTGGCCTCGTGGGGGCGTCTGCAGGAGATCTTCGCGGCCCAGCCCAAGATTCGCGACGACGCCCATACCGATACCTCGATTCGTACTCTTACCGGCGATATCCGCTATGAACACGCGGGCCTGACCTTCGAGGGACGGCGCGTGCTGCAAGACATCACCCTGCATGTTCCCGCCGGGCAGACGCTGGGCATCACCGGGCCTACCGGCAGCGGCAAGACGGTGCTGGCGCAGCTCATCACGCGCCTGGCCGACGTGACCGAGGGAGCGGTGAAGGTGGACGGCGTGGACGTGCGGCGGATTCCGCTCATCACGCTGCGCGAGAACATCGCCGTGGTGCCGCAGGAACCGTTCCTGTTCTCGGACACCATCTCGAACAACGTCTCGTTCGGACTGAACAACGAAGCGTACCCGAAAGTGGAAACGCGCAAGTTCGTGAACGACACTACGCCGCCCAGCCGTGAAGACATTCCGCCCGACATGAACGTGGTGCGCCGCGCCGCCGAGATCGCCGGACTCGCCAGCGAGGTGGACGCCTTTCCCCAGGGCTACGACACCATGCTGGGAGAGCGCGGCGTGACGCTCAGCGGTGGTCAGCGGCAGCGTACTGCTCTGGCCCGCGCCATCGCCCGCGATCCGCGCATCCTGATTCTGGACGACAGCATGAGCGCCGTGGATACCGAAACAGAAAGCCGCATCCTGCAGGGACTGCGGCAGGTGCAGCAGGGAAGAACGGTGCTGCTGATCGGCCACCGCGTTTCGACCCTTCGCAACGCCGACCACATCATCGTGCTCGACGGGGGCCGGATCATCGAACAGGGCAGCCACGATGAGCTGCTGGCGGCGGGCGGCCACTACGCCGATCTGGAGCGCAGGCAGCGGCTAGAGAGCGACCTGGACGACGTTGATGAGGCAGGAATCGCGGAGGCGGCTCCTGCCAGAGACGTCGCTGTCAAAGAGACCATGCCCGTGAAAGAGGAAGTGAAGCGATGA